TGTGTATTGCGGCCGAGAGCATCGGAGTGTAGCCTTGCGCATCTTTGTAATTCACATCAGCTCCGCTACTAATTAATTCGTGAATTACTTCTAGTTTCGCAGGCTGGTAGTAGCTGATTGCCCAAAGAAGGATCGATCGAGATTTCCGGTTACGTCATTTACCATCGCACCTGCAGCAATCAACATTCGAACCATTTGAACATCGCCTCTATACACTGCGGATAGTAAAGGACTTTGCCCCGCCTTGTTTTCGGGACTTACTCCAGAATTGAGCAGAATCTGAACCACGTTTGCATGCCCGTTTTGGATTGCGAGTTCCAGAGGGCTGGAGCGTTCCGTATTGATCACGTTAGGATCAGCACCCATAGCGATCAGTCGTTCTATCCCTGCTGCATTACCAGTTTTTGCTGCTTCCAGGAGCTGCAAATTTCTCGGATCTTCCGGATCGTACGCGCATACGAGCGAGTGACACACCAGAAACAGAAAGAAAATCAAATTTCTTTTCACGGATTTTTCTCCATCGTAACC
This is a stretch of genomic DNA from bacterium. It encodes these proteins:
- a CDS encoding ankyrin repeat domain-containing protein, with the protein product GYDGEKSVKRNLIFFLFLVCHSLVCAYDPEDPRNLQLLEAAKTGNAAGIERLIAMGADPNVINTERSSPLELAIQNGHANVVQILLNSGVSPENKAGQSPLLSAVYRGDVQMVRMLIAAGAMVNDVTGNLDRSFFGQSATTSLRN